In Miscanthus floridulus cultivar M001 chromosome 8, ASM1932011v1, whole genome shotgun sequence, the sequence gtcagtgttattcagagtcatttgaaagcaactcAGAACCATCAGAAAACTTATGCAGACAAGAGgagaaggcccttgcagtttgaagttggtgaccatgtgtaactaaaggtatccccgatgagaggtgtgcatcggttcgaagtccatggaaagttagctcctcgttatattggaccttataagattttggagcgatgtggttcggttgcttatcgtctccaacttctagatattttgttagcagtacataatgtctttcatgtttcctagttaaagaagtgtttatgagttcctgaggaagtggtggaaattaaaggactccctctccaatctgacctttcttatattgagcaccctgtcaaaatcttggatgaaaaagagaggcactagaaacaaagtggtgaaattttataaagtctagtggcaaaaccatttggaggacgaagcaacttgggagtaggagagttatattctagagcattatccccatcttctccccGGTGTGATGAGGTAATAGTTCATGTTAAAAGCTTACTCTTacccttttcccacactaggcacacacatgaaatctcgggacgagattttctttaaggggggagagctgtaacaccctcgatgttacgccctaaacatattactaaaccatgtcatgaacatcatgtttatgtgataatgcatgtgacgaagtgtgtagatcaatttcttgtaacctaaaatgacaaataaaaatgttaaatgaaagtcaattcaatagctcatgtatatcaagtagggtttaaaattaatttttattaaacaaaaacactatagaacatatgtgtagcgcttaaataaagtttggaatttgaactttgtagatggcaataAAATACTTGcggtagaaaaataatattgttaaccaacatttctaatagcctagaaatacaacttggaatcaaattcagctcatagAGTTAGAAGATTTTTAGGGGTATAGACAGCTAGACAATgtcatgtttggcaatttattttacaaaattgGGTTAAGAAAAGATGTTatgttttagctcgggttggtagcctcatatgccatattgagcatggtgaagatggtttaggtcgaTAAGCAAtcgtttagttgttataggcgctttaaaTTTCGTGCACAGCACGTTCTCAGGCTAGTTCACCGAGTGAGCGCGGTCACCACACCTTGGGGGCACGACGTCGCCACGCCTGCTTGCTCTGCATGCGCACGCACGCCACCGCGCGTGTCCGGCTGCTCTGACCTGGCTGTGGCCTAGCCGCCACTGGCCTCTAGCGTacggagccgctgctgctgcttgcgcaGCCAGGCGGTGCTGCCGCTGGCCCCATCGCGCTGCCGACCCACCCCGCGCCATGATGCAGCCACTGCCGGTGTTGTTGAATCACCATCGTGTCTGCGCCTGTTCTCTGCTCCTCTGTGTCGCTGCTGGCCCAGTTCAAGGCCGCCACTACCGCGCGCACATGGTCGAGCTCGCCGTCGCCTTATCATTTATGTCTCTACAGCCACCCGGGCTATGCCGGTTGGGGACGCGCGCTCTTGTCTGAAGTGTTTGCGTGCATGCCTCCATGATCATGTCGATCACGTCTTGCCAAGGCAAGACCGAGACGAGCCCACTTGCCGCCCCGTCTCTCTCTCTGTCGCTGCCACCAAGCCACGCCTTCAATTGACCACCGAGTGATCATCTCCATTCAATTTAGCGCATCCACATCTTCACCATCAGGTGCTCTCGCTGCTCGACCCCACCcagccaagaagaaggcactgccaagctccaattttagaGTTTCCCCACCGCTGTGCCGATAAGGTCGCGTCCAGCCGTGGATGTGGGCAACCCTCCTATCGTCCCAACCGAGccaattcacctacaccactagcttcaccttgcctccctctccaccttgcgcatgccagtggaaccgctaccgcctccccatcaCCGCTGATACGACCGTGCCACCGTGGTGTGCCATGGCATGGCTCGGGCGCACGTGGCCACACCTCCTCCGCCATTCTCCACCCCAACCATCACCTCGActaggtccacggtagtctactAATGCTCCCTCTctagccagttaggttcttaggtgctctagaCCATCGGGACAGCTGCGTCGCCGTCGCGAATGGCCACGCATCGCTGTAGCTCGCTCCAGCGCATCCTGTTGCCTCGTGTTACTGCTTGGTGTAGGCGGTTGGACCATAGTTGAAGGTCGGCCCGATCGACGGTCTAGCGCGAGCCTCTGGTGGCCGGCACGGTCGTGCCGTGTCATCgcccgcagcgccgccgtgcAATGAGCCACCAGGGGGTGcgcgcgggtgaattagggaaaggccacggggttaagtgagaagttctaAGAGAGGAGAAAATAATGTTAGTACTTAATTGTCAATTGGGAGGagttcgaggtctcttttgcaaagtcaTCAATGCGTGCGGGACTCCCCTGCCGTGGGCCGCCTCGCAAGCGGGCCGGCCTCGTGTGTGCCACGCCTACGGGCCGCGCGTGTGTGTCGTGCAggaaattttgtttttttattttcctaaggaattagaaatagttttttaatttaatttttgagttgatctttgataaatcatataaaatcatgtaggtgtttaaaaattatgaaacaaattttgataggttcctaaaattgtgctctatctgttagtgtatttagttcatatatgtacatgttgataccaggagctattaaatcatttgaaaatgtttaatattgttaggataattattgtaggaatttttgtggtaaaattggtgatagctttagtcctgtaatttttatagtagcttcattgtattattatgtgctcactataatttttgtagctttaggaTAGACTAAGCATTtggatagttaaatgctctttgtttcaaatatacattaaatcattagtagaaataaagatatatccttcatttgtaaagttaggtgtttgttagttgaacccaacactttgcttggtaaagatgatagttagcttagtaccttagtcattagagctagcttagtagcttagtatgcgtattcttagtttaagagttgttgttgcctaaatgttaagtgttgcatcatcatcgcatgcatgtagagaacgagttgacggagatcgtgaccaccggtgatcatgagttcgaggagatcgtcgaggagtacgaggaggagattctcatgtaggaggaggtcccggagccaccactgactgactcagctgacaccgtgcctgcccaaggcaagccatggtatataaccccttattttttataatcactatttatatatgttatgtgcatttatgaTACAGGAATCTTATGAAAACCACCTGCATAGATATAACtgccctatgagtcctactagtacaggttcgagtagttgctatgcttaggctttcggtagcgtgagtaacctgtcgttactcacaataggtgattattattactctcataataaaatgatgaaaataaaatggagaccggatagggatatggtatgtatattgatgggtgtaacaggttgtgtcccgtggccaatggggtttagcttggttacactattttcccttttcatgtcgattaaggaccgtccgttgctgtggatggtagtcaggtcatagatttattatcatgagcacatacttgcttatgggagcgggaaggctcgttacactcttgtcgtgggttccgactcttttcggaccgactgattggaggcagggaaaggtagaggtctaagcaccatattgagatcaggtctcaagtgtgggggcttagagtccaagtttagacggggacctggatcctatgacaggagtggaatgggttggtcttgtttgtgcctggggtacaaacgggacgTGTGTTtctgggtacccagctgggatacattgtttTGCGAATCAACATTTCTATGAGActgtacgacttggctatggtctagcaccgtagtaagaactggaagatgaaatatggtgaaatggttctgattgctcaacccataCTTGAAAGTAggacatgtgcttacctagaatggttagctaatgaagtaatcatgactgctaataaaacttgactgtaaggatgaactattagtaatgcttttcgcaaataaaaaGAAAGCAACTCATATTGCCTATTATATTCTTGATAGTcggaaaactattcccactagtcaggtaagtcttgcgagtacattgtgtactcagggtttattttacccctgttgcaggtgcagcttgaggagtagctcttgtgtggaggttTCTTCTGataggcacagatggatccttgtatcattttcgctagatgtttattttccttCCGCTGTTTAAtgatcgcactctgaactctggtattgtaataaataattttcaagaactcttctGGTataaaatggattaagtattgtaagctcgtactcattattggattctggatgtaaaatgttgattgtttcgagttctcccttagagtgtgctcgacggaactgcccgatgtagctcactttcgatgtgcttagtgtctagtggaagacgagcacatccaaaaacgtgttatttcggacggttctgcaaCAGCCGCCGCCGTCCGtcacgccatggccgccacccACATAGAAAGAGAGAGGTGGAGGAGAAAGGCCCCGCCGCAGCCATCCTTGCGGCTGCGCAGGCTTCCGGCAGCCTGCTCCGGCGGTGACGAGGGCGAGGGGCCGGGGAGGATGGCCCCGATGTCGGGGTAGGCGAGGCACCGCCCGAGCCGCTCTGGAGAGCGACGCGGGGCATGGGTGTGCTGGCGTTTCTTAGTTCCTTAGTTCGGGTTGAAGAAGACTATTCAAGCATTTGTATCTCAGCTCAAGCTAAGCCTGAGCAAGTTAAGTACCCATTACTTCTTAAGGGCATTGCTTTTAAGGCAGAAGACCCTTGAACCTCGACTGGGATTTTTTAAACCAGCTTTAAATTCGCTCCTAGAAAATCAAAACCAGGACATGAAGTTTGTTACTGTCTTACTAAGGCTTTGCAACCAAAGCACTACAAGCCATTTCACGGCCAAACTCGACAACAAGCTCGCAGGCCGAATCAACCAAAGCAGCAGGCCGCCTGAAACATGATCATCTCATGCTTTAGCAATCTTGCACAGTAAGTTTGGTTGTAGTTATCTTCATTCTCATGTGTTTTCTATCGAGATGGGGAATTACACAGTTGATAACAGGCTTATGCTTGAGTTGGCAGCAGCAGGCTAGGCGGGTTGGTcccccacatgtcagtggaagCAGACACGGCGCAACCGACATACACACGCTCCCGAGGCCTTGAAATACCCCGGCTCCGCCGCCGCCTTTGGCGTGGCGCCCAAACGTAACCGTCGACCCAACGAACACCTCCTCTGCTCTCGCCGCTTCCTCCCCTTCCGAATCCCCTCCTCGCAACAGCCCGGCCGTCATCTGCCCTGCCGTCGccgccccaccaccaccaccaccaacatcaCCAGACGATGGACCTCTTCCCCGACGGGGCCTTCGTGCAGCTGCGGAGCCGCGCGAACCGCAAGTACGTCCACGCCGACGGGGACTGGGAGGGGGTCTCCCTGCGCTCGCGCGGCTCCGCTCCATCCCTGGAACTGGAAGCGGTGTGGCAGGTGGAGCACTGGGTCCACCAGGGGACCACCTTCCTCCGCCTCCAGGGCGCCGCCTACGGCCGCTACCTCTCGCTATCGGCCGAGCAGGCGCCTCCCGGCCACCGCGGCCTCAAGGCCGTCCAGTGCGACCTCGACGAGCCCAACATGGTGAACATCTACTTGTGGAGGTGGAGGGTCGAGAGGGTGCACCCCCTCCAGGACTACGTCCGCCTGCGCCACTTCGACCGCGACCTCCGCGCCAACGGCAGGTTCCGCAGGTGGAACACCGGCGTCACCGTCGACGTCAACCGAGGCCGCAGGCTCACCACAATGATGCAGTGGACGGTCCACCCCGTCGCGGCAACCCCGGTACCGATGCCCCTTCCAGCTGCACCTCAGCATCAGGTGCGTGGCTTCGCCATCCTTTCTCCttccttgcattgcattggaATGCAACTCTCCTCGATCGGCTAGCTTTACTTGGAACGCCAATCAAGGATCATGGATGCGTCGATTTTGATTCTGGCTCGCCTTCCCAAGAAATCTGATTATTGCATCGCAATCTGATTATTGCCTAACTCTGAAACTGTTCATTTCTTCCGATACAAGAACAAGACTACTGAACCTGTTAATTCTTCCTGACAAGTTTTAGTTCTGTAGCCCGCGAAACACTTTTTATGGTTTCTCGATTACGTTCTTGTGCCTCTGCATCTGGTTCGCTTTAGGGAGCGGTTCCTGAGCACATTACTCCACAAATTACTGTCTATTCTAGATTGTGGTCACTTCGCTTTACGAATTTATCTGTCAATCGTTAAAACTGAGTCGAATCATCGTACGCAGGGAATCCTAGTTCAGGTCACAATTGGAGTTCTTTGTTAAAATGTGCACTTAAATGATTTGCGCTATTTGATCTTGCTCATTTGGTACCAGATCGATCTCAATCGTTTTTTTTCTGCACGTGCCCGGGATTTATCAGCTTCCGCCGCGGGAGATCCGGCACGTGCGGGCGAGCGATGAAGGGAACTTCGACCAGAACCATCACAACTGGCCCTCATTCGATATCTACGACTACTCCGTGTTCAACCTGAGGATCCAGCTGGGGCAACTTCAGCACGACTGGGACGGGGAAATGTTCGGCTTCACGTTGTGCATGCGGCCCGGCTCGCATGGCCGGCTAATGCCGCTGGTCACCAACCTGCCTCGCAGCTTAGAACCCATGTACATCGTCGTCTTCAGGACCGGATCACCAGGTGACTACTCTGGAACTTTCTCAGCGTTCTGTGGAGCACTTGTTACCTGCTGTGCTCTCATAGTTTCAGCATTTTGAGATGTTTAAAGTTTTCAGCTCAAGTTCAGTTCTGTATGTAGTTCTGAATTTGTTATGCAAAGAGATCAGTAAAAGGATATATGCATTATAGATTTTGAGTAGAGCATATACTGACAACAGGAAATGTAACTTGCTTGCTGTTTACCATAGCCCTCATGTTTAGAGAGATTATGTAGTTTAATCTTGAATAGTTGTTGCCTGTAGTAACGGTTTACTTCGTTTGTTTAGGACTAATCTAAAACATTCTGTAGATGGCAGGAGCTTTCGAATGGAAAAAACCTCACTCTCAGGTCTGTACTGTCCATAGTGCCACCTAGGATTTAATAGTCCTTAGACAGATTCTTAACTTGGTCCAAATTGTCCGATTGCATTTCTTACCATGGTGTGGTCAGTTCAGAAATTCAGTTGTTCCTCCAGTTCAGATAATTCAATTGTTCTGCTGGTTAGCCAATAGTGTTTATCTTGGAGCTGTATGTGTACTCTTATCTATTTTTGTCCACTATTGGTTACTTCTCACTGCTGTAATACCCATGATATGATGCCTAGTTATCTAATTGATTTTCTTGTTCTCTTGCGAATTCAGCTGCTGCAGCATTAGTGTATCCAGTACTGTAGAGGAGTACGAGAGCGGAACTTCGGACAACGTCGAAATTCATCGCTTCGAAAACCAAAAACATTTAAGCATTGCTGTTCCTGATACTGTGACATGAGAATTGGCTCATAGTTTCTGAAAGTTCAGCAGCTCTTCTGTAATGGTGGTTAGATCTGATGCGCTCTACTGACCAGAAGCATTTTGAAATAGCCTTTCAGTTTCAAACATAAAACTGCTGAAAGCGTTATGTGGAAGTAATGGTGAACGGTTCTGCAAAGTAACATTGGTTGTAGTTACCATCTTCATCTCTGTTGGGTGATGAACTGATGGCAAGAATAGATCTGGCTCAGTTTTCCTGTACCTTGATCCTGACACATCAAAATGTTGAGTACATGTTAATTGAGTTTAGCTTTTAGTCGTGGACCTCCCTCTTTACAGCAGCCACAAGAGTTGCAGTTCATAACGGTCGCAGGGCGTCCTTCTTGAACTCTAGCTGGATTCACGGTCAAGCACCTTTAGCTCTGTTCCCGCTCTTGTACAACCACAGTAGAAGGATATCGCTCGTGTCAGCGAAGCCTCCTCGACGGAAAATGGATTAGAGATATCGCCTATGGCCTGAACAACGACCTGCTTGAAAGTATTTCAGTTTGTGGAACCTGATACAGTCTGTGCATCTAAACCTGAATACTGCACAGGATGATCAAATAACTTGGATCCTAGAAAGTTCAGGAGAATACTCGGCGAAGTCTGCCTACGACATCCAGTTTGGCGGCCACATCATCTCAAATTTCCCAAAGTTGATTTGGAAAGCTTGGACACCGCCGAGTTGCAAATTCTTCCTCCGGCGGTTCCTCAAGTAGCAGTTTGGAGTCTCAATGGGCCGAAACGACTGATATCGAAGACTGGTTCCTGAACTTGGCCACAGCGGGCACCAAGTTGGCACAAACCTTGGCAATCCTGACACGGCGGTGCATCTGGAAACAAAGGAATGCGGCGATATTCAGGGACTCCAGGAGTACGATACATGCAGTGTTCGTGGAGATCAGGGATGTATGCTCCATGGGCAGCACTAACGTCCGGATGGACCCCCCCGCGTCCGGACGCTCGCGCCTGCTGCACGCACAGCCGGGGTCTGCCCATGCCACTTCCCCACGCTTCCCTTCTTCCCGTGCCCCTCCACGCCTGCTGCGCCGCTCCCCTCCATGCACGGCGCACCAGCAGCTGCAGCAAGCAGCTGCGGCAGGTGGCTCACATTGCaacatgcacaacatcttcgatATACTTTGAAATATCcaaatgaaacaattgcaacatacgtatgaaacagctgaaacattcgaAACATACGACTGAAACACATGCAAAAACAcgtgaaaaacacttgaaaagcaattgcaaacatatacaatatccagataaaacacttgcaacgtatgtgtgaaacatatacaacattcagataaacacatttacaacatacttctgaaaaaacagatgaaacattggaaacagacacttgcaacatacgtgtacaattaTTGCAACGTAtgtaacatcccgatctacttttgcaacatccgcaagaaacacttgaaacatatctacgaaacatctgaaacactttaaACATGCGCTTGCAACCTGGGGGAGCCCGGGGCCGGGCGATTCCAGCTGTCGGGGTCGGAGCTGGCgccgcgcgagcaccaccaccaccaccaccatcgctagCAGCACCGGGCTTGGCTCTGCCGGGCGGGCAGCGCGCGCGACGGGCGGGAGCGAGCGGCGCGGGATCGGCGTGTGGCAGCAGCGAGGGGAGTGGGACAGGATGCCTACAGCTGGAGATGGCCAGCGGCGGGTGGACAGCGCGGTGGATGCACCTGTGGCGATCACATGCGTGCGGCAGTGGGGAAAGAAAATATCgctgtgttttttattttttggagaaatcatgttgtACTGAAGGTAGAGCGGAGGAGGCCTGTTGGGCTGGATCGATGGACAGGCCTGGGAACGAGCCGTTTGGACAGAACACGCTTAGATGGATGCCCGTGTGCTAGCATTATCGATGCTCCATTTGGTCCCAAGCGGAGGGAAAAGTTCTTAGCCCCTTAATGGCATCCCATCCTTTTGCGAGTAATTAGCAAGGAATTTCTGTAACTCCTACCTGTAGGGGGTAGCGCCTCCCACGTTTGTAAGGCGTTTCTCAAACTCCTGTTAACTCTCCCTTATTAATGATAAGCCGGTTACTCGGATCTTTCAAAAAAAGAGAGAGGGAGTATATAGAGGCATAAAAGATTATTAATTGCAAATAGACACACGCTCAATAAGATATTAGAGTCAATAACATATTCCTATCAGgacatgttttttttatttttttaaacatGATCTGAAAATATATTTGTTCTGAAGGAAGTGTATTATTCTTTTTTTTCATGTTATTATGCATTGTGTCTAAAATCTGAATGATTAAAAGAGTTAAGAATTTTGATTCTTCAAGGTCTGTATAAAGTGGAGGTAGAATTGCAACAGAAATTATATAAGCCATGGAATTTAAAACTGGTCCATTGAAGAGAATTTAAAGGACAATAAGAATTCGACGGCAGTGGGATAATTGTTCTTCATGACAGAGATATATATGGAAAAAAAAATATTAAGACTGAATCTGTACATTATATGTGCTATACAAAGCGAGTACACAACATGTGGAGTTGTGTGTCTGATTTAGGGATGAGAAAAACGTTAACGATCCTGGGATGAGAAACATAAACATTGCATTCTAGGAATTAAGATCCTGTTGCAGACCAAGGACACTCACcatgttttcaaaaaaaaaaaaatagaggcAGGAGGTCACAACCCAGACAGAAATTTGGCAACAGAACCAAAAAAACCCCAGACGTGAAACAGGGAGGttcagtttgttcaaaaaaaaaaacagggagGTTCAGGAGTAGGCAGGAAGGTTGTTTCAAAGATGACACTGGACTGACCGTTCTACAACCTAAACTTTCACTCATTTGCTGAAAATATCAAGAAATGACGAGAAGGATGTCATGTTAGCATTATCAACACACAAATGATGCAACCAAAATTTTCAGTCCATGACTAAAAGCTAAACTTAATTAACATGTATTCCACAGGAAAAATGAGCCAGATCTATTCTTGCCATCAGCTCATCACCCAACAGAGATGAAGATGGTAACTACAACCAATGTTACTTTGCAGAACCGTTCACCATTACTTCCACAGAACACTTTCAGCAGTTTTATGTTCTGAAACTGAAAGGTAAAACGCTTCCGGTCAGTAGAGTGCATCAGATCTAATCACCATTACAGAAGAGCTGCTGAA encodes:
- the LOC136472191 gene encoding uncharacterized protein, with translation MDLFPDGAFVQLRSRANRKYVHADGDWEGVSLRSRGSAPSLELEAVWQVEHWVHQGTTFLRLQGAAYGRYLSLSAEQAPPGHRGLKAVQCDLDEPNMVNIYLWRWRVERVHPLQDYVRLRHFDRDLRANGRFRRWNTGVTVDVNRGRRLTTMMQWTVHPVAATPVPMPLPAAPQHQVRGFAILSPSLHCIGMLFLHVPGIYQLPPREIRHVRASDEGNFDQNHHNWPSFDIYDYSVFNLRIQLGQLQHDWDGEMFGFTLCMRPGSHGRLMPLVTNLPRSLEPMYIVVFRTGSPAAAALVYPVL